From Armatimonadota bacterium, the proteins below share one genomic window:
- a CDS encoding cystathionine gamma-synthase, with protein MKFATKAIHAGQAADESTGATIVPIYQTSTYTQAGVHKHKGYEYSRSGNPTRAALEECIASLEGGGNGLAFASGLAAETAVLSILRPGDHVVSAADIYGGTYRLFEKVLTPQGVSFSYVDGAIPANFEAPLTPATKLIWIESPTNPLLQLVDIAAVAAIARAHSVPLAVDNTFATPALQRPLALGADIVVHSTTKYIGGHSDVIGGAVVVNDAVLHRDIQFYQNAAGAVPGPFDAWLTLRGVKTLQLRMRQHGQNAQRIAEFLQTHPQVDAVHYPGLPAHPQHELAKRQMDGFGGMVSFAIKGGRPAVEAFASSLKVFAFAESLGGVESLCCYPSEMTHASVAREERERRGITDGTLRLSVGIEDSDDLIDDLDAALKAAVSSR; from the coding sequence ATGAAATTCGCAACGAAGGCTATACACGCGGGGCAGGCGGCGGACGAATCCACCGGAGCCACTATTGTTCCCATCTATCAGACGTCCACGTACACGCAGGCGGGGGTTCACAAGCACAAGGGCTACGAGTATTCGCGCTCGGGAAACCCGACGCGGGCCGCCCTGGAGGAATGCATCGCCTCCCTGGAGGGTGGGGGGAACGGCCTCGCGTTCGCGTCAGGGCTTGCGGCCGAGACCGCTGTTCTCTCGATTCTACGTCCGGGAGACCACGTAGTCTCCGCCGCGGACATCTACGGGGGGACTTACCGTCTCTTCGAAAAAGTTCTGACGCCGCAGGGCGTCAGCTTTTCCTACGTGGACGGGGCGATCCCCGCCAATTTCGAGGCGCCGCTGACGCCCGCCACGAAACTGATATGGATCGAATCGCCCACGAACCCGCTGCTGCAACTCGTCGATATCGCCGCGGTTGCCGCTATCGCCCGCGCGCACAGCGTGCCTCTGGCCGTGGACAACACGTTCGCTACACCAGCCCTGCAGCGACCCCTCGCCCTGGGAGCGGACATCGTCGTGCACAGCACCACAAAGTACATCGGCGGCCACTCCGATGTCATCGGCGGCGCGGTGGTGGTGAACGACGCGGTCCTGCACCGTGATATCCAGTTTTACCAGAACGCCGCGGGCGCGGTCCCGGGGCCGTTCGACGCCTGGCTCACGCTGCGCGGCGTCAAGACGCTGCAGCTGCGTATGCGGCAGCATGGCCAGAACGCCCAGCGGATCGCTGAATTCCTGCAAACCCACCCGCAGGTGGATGCCGTCCACTACCCCGGGCTGCCGGCTCACCCTCAGCACGAGCTTGCGAAACGCCAGATGGACGGCTTCGGCGGAATGGTATCGTTCGCCATCAAGGGCGGCCGCCCGGCGGTGGAGGCGTTTGCGAGCAGCCTGAAGGTCTTCGCCTTTGCGGAGAGCCTGGGCGGCGTCGAATCCCTCTGCTGTTACCCCTCGGAAATGACCCACGCCTCGGTCGCCCGCGAGGAGCGCGAGCGCCGGGGCATCACCGACGGAACACTGCGGCTGTCCGTCGGCATCGAGGATTCGGACGATCTCATTGACGATCTGGACGCCGCGCTTAAGGCGGCAGTTTCAAGCCGGTAG
- a CDS encoding GNAT family N-acetyltransferase, with amino-acid sequence MPTSDTGITIRLASLADAFGIARVHVSSWRSTYRGIVPEAVLDGLSVEDRSVRWTQNLAQDVDKGWFTLVAEDAGRVVGFASAGPERSEDPVFTGELGALYLLATHQRLGLGRRLVSEAARRLREAGMDSMLIWVLRDNPSRGFYEALGGQYVRRRVLAIGGVDLVEVAYGWKDTAVVR; translated from the coding sequence GTGCCAACCTCAGACACCGGAATCACCATCCGGCTCGCATCTCTCGCCGATGCCTTTGGGATCGCACGCGTCCACGTCTCTTCGTGGCGCTCGACCTACCGTGGCATCGTGCCTGAGGCGGTCCTGGACGGGCTTAGTGTGGAAGACCGCTCGGTGCGCTGGACGCAGAACCTGGCCCAGGACGTGGACAAGGGCTGGTTCACGCTCGTGGCAGAGGACGCCGGCCGCGTTGTCGGCTTCGCCAGCGCCGGGCCGGAACGAAGCGAAGACCCGGTGTTCACTGGAGAGCTTGGGGCCCTCTATCTCCTCGCGACGCACCAGCGCCTTGGCCTCGGGCGGCGCCTCGTATCGGAGGCTGCGCGCCGGTTGCGCGAAGCCGGGATGGACTCGATGCTGATCTGGGTTCTCCGCGACAACCCGTCGCGCGGTTTCTACGAGGCGCTTGGCGGCCAGTACGTCCGCCGACGGGTGCTCGCCATTGGCGGCGTGGACCTCGTCGAAGTGGCGTACGGGTGGAAGGACACGGCGGTGGTGCGGTGA
- a CDS encoding hydrogenase maturation protease produces the protein MSEDSGFRIQDPVVRRDAGPTVAGLNPESRILNPVLLIGYGNGLRGDDAIGIIIAEAVDAWNLPDVRVIACHQLTPELAEDISEAGLVIFADAASPGSPGEVTVAEVDPMDPTASSAHSGDPARLLGLAQVVFGKCPPAWYVTVAAEDMGFREGLTETARRGVEEALARIRVFITG, from the coding sequence GTGAGCGAGGATTCAGGGTTCAGGATTCAGGATCCAGTTGTCCGGCGAGACGCCGGACCTACCGTGGCTGGGCTGAATCCTGAATCCCGAATCCTGAATCCTGTTCTCCTGATTGGTTACGGCAACGGCCTTCGCGGCGACGATGCTATCGGCATCATCATTGCGGAGGCCGTTGACGCGTGGAACCTCCCGGACGTCCGCGTCATCGCCTGTCATCAACTCACGCCGGAACTCGCGGAAGACATCTCGGAAGCCGGTCTGGTGATCTTTGCCGATGCCGCGTCACCGGGCAGCCCCGGGGAAGTGACCGTAGCCGAAGTGGACCCGATGGACCCCACGGCATCTTCGGCTCACTCGGGCGATCCGGCCAGGCTCCTCGGCCTGGCCCAGGTCGTTTTTGGGAAGTGCCCGCCCGCGTGGTATGTCACCGTTGCGGCCGAAGACATGGGATTCCGCGAAGGCCTCACTGAGACCGCCCGGCGCGGGGTCGAAGAAGCATTGGCGCGGATTCGCGTGTTCATAACCGGGTGA
- a CDS encoding Ni/Fe hydrogenase subunit alpha translates to MAQTITIDPVTRIEGHAKITLTLGDDGRVSDARFHVTQVRGFEKFAEGRPFYEMPSLMARICGICPVSHLVASAKACDGLLAVKVPETGANLRRLMNLGQITQSHALSFFHLSSPDFLLGMDSDPATRNVFGLAEKFPDLALAGIRLRKYGQEIIETLGGRKIHPAWIVPGGVNDPLTVEERDRILAGLPEAKDTTRLALDLFRRTAPKFADELDSFANFPSLFMSIVGKEGELEHYDGKFRVVDSDRKIVADGVAPADYADIIGEAAEEWTYLKMPYYKPLGYPYGLYRVGPLARLNTVDKCGTPEADAALHEFRAMASGSILSSFHYHTARLIEILYALEKIEELLTQTDILNTHVRAKAAPNASHGIGVSEAPRGTLIHDYEIDDDGLITKANLIIATGHNNLAMNKGVLQVAQRFVDGKNLHEGMLNRVEAVIRCYDPCLSCSTHAAGQMPMIITLVNPDGTVADSITRG, encoded by the coding sequence ATGGCACAAACAATAACCATAGACCCCGTCACCCGCATTGAGGGTCACGCGAAAATTACGCTGACCCTGGGTGACGATGGACGCGTATCGGACGCCAGGTTCCACGTAACGCAAGTACGCGGTTTCGAAAAATTCGCCGAGGGCCGCCCCTTCTACGAAATGCCCTCCCTGATGGCGAGGATATGCGGAATCTGCCCGGTGAGTCACCTGGTAGCCTCCGCCAAGGCCTGCGACGGCCTGCTGGCGGTGAAGGTACCGGAAACCGGCGCCAATCTGCGCCGCTTGATGAACCTTGGACAGATCACGCAAAGCCACGCGCTGTCGTTCTTCCACCTCTCCTCGCCGGACTTCCTGTTGGGAATGGATTCCGACCCCGCCACCCGAAACGTCTTCGGCCTCGCCGAGAAGTTCCCGGACCTGGCGCTGGCCGGCATCCGCCTGCGCAAATACGGCCAGGAGATCATCGAAACGCTGGGCGGCCGCAAAATCCACCCGGCGTGGATCGTCCCCGGCGGCGTCAACGACCCGCTGACCGTTGAGGAACGCGATCGCATCCTCGCCGGACTGCCGGAAGCCAAGGACACCACACGCCTGGCGCTGGACCTGTTCCGCCGCACCGCGCCCAAGTTCGCCGACGAACTGGACTCTTTCGCCAACTTCCCGTCGCTGTTTATGAGCATCGTGGGCAAAGAGGGCGAACTGGAGCATTACGACGGCAAGTTCCGCGTGGTGGACTCGGACCGCAAGATCGTTGCGGACGGCGTCGCCCCCGCGGACTATGCGGACATCATCGGGGAAGCCGCCGAGGAGTGGACCTACCTGAAGATGCCGTACTACAAGCCGCTGGGCTACCCGTACGGTCTCTACCGCGTCGGCCCGCTTGCCCGATTGAACACCGTGGACAAGTGCGGCACGCCGGAAGCGGACGCCGCTCTCCACGAGTTCCGTGCAATGGCTTCGGGCTCGATCCTGAGCTCGTTCCACTACCACACCGCGCGCCTCATCGAGATCCTCTACGCGCTGGAGAAGATCGAGGAGTTGCTCACCCAGACGGACATCCTGAATACGCACGTTCGCGCTAAGGCCGCGCCGAACGCCAGCCACGGCATCGGCGTTTCCGAAGCCCCGCGCGGCACGCTGATCCACGACTACGAAATCGACGACGACGGCCTGATCACCAAGGCCAACCTCATCATCGCCACCGGTCACAACAACCTGGCGATGAACAAGGGCGTCCTGCAGGTCGCTCAGCGCTTCGTGGATGGCAAGAACCTCCACGAGGGGATGCTGAACCGCGTAGAAGCGGTGATCCGGTGCTACGATCCGTGCCTCTCGTGCTCCACCCACGCCGCCGGCCAGATGCCGATGATCATCACGCTGGTAAACCCGGACGGCACCGTGGCGGACTCGATCACGCGAGGATAG
- a CDS encoding NADP oxidoreductase, producing MSKTRVATVWLDGCSGCHMSFLDLDERLLDIAPLIQLVHSPIADVKEFPENVDVALVEGAVSSDEDEEKILKIRERSKILVALGDCSVTSNVPSMRNQFEPNRMLHAIYGDGVIPLGGGPVPTLLRKSRPIHEFVNVDVYVPGCPPPADLIFDTISNLLAGQKREDAPAPKFG from the coding sequence GTGAGCAAAACCCGTGTTGCAACGGTGTGGCTGGATGGCTGCTCCGGTTGCCATATGTCCTTTCTGGACTTGGACGAGCGCCTGCTGGACATCGCGCCGCTCATCCAGTTGGTCCACAGTCCCATCGCGGACGTGAAGGAGTTCCCGGAGAACGTTGACGTCGCCCTGGTGGAAGGCGCTGTGAGCAGCGACGAAGATGAGGAGAAGATCCTCAAAATCCGCGAGCGCTCCAAAATCCTGGTGGCGCTGGGCGATTGCAGCGTAACGTCAAACGTGCCCAGCATGCGAAACCAGTTCGAACCGAACAGGATGCTCCACGCCATCTACGGCGACGGGGTCATCCCGCTGGGCGGCGGACCCGTTCCCACGCTGCTGAGGAAATCAAGACCGATCCACGAGTTCGTGAACGTGGACGTCTACGTGCCGGGGTGCCCGCCGCCCGCGGACCTGATCTTCGATACGATCAGCAACCTGCTGGCCGGCCAGAAGCGCGAAGACGCGCCGGCGCCCAAGTTCGGATGA
- the hoxU gene encoding bidirectional hydrogenase complex protein HoxU, protein MPAKVITLTIDGRDVSAREDYTILDAAKEANVKIPTLCHLEGLCDVGACRLCMVEVKGIPKLLPACVTKVSEGMSVTTDSERLLHYRMTIVELMFSERNHICSVCVSNGHCELQAMAMRLGVDHMRVPYRYPTLPVDASHERFVLDHNRCILCTRCVRACDEIEGAHTWDVMGRGIDAKVITDMNEPWGKSESCTSCGKCVNVCPTGALFEKGRSVGEMVKRKAFLPYLTQMREGKK, encoded by the coding sequence ATGCCTGCCAAAGTCATAACCCTGACGATTGACGGTCGAGACGTCAGCGCGCGCGAGGACTATACCATCCTCGATGCCGCGAAGGAAGCGAACGTTAAAATACCGACCCTTTGCCACCTCGAAGGCCTCTGCGACGTAGGCGCGTGCCGCCTCTGCATGGTCGAGGTCAAAGGGATCCCGAAGCTCCTGCCCGCCTGCGTCACGAAAGTGAGCGAAGGCATGAGCGTGACCACCGACTCAGAGCGTCTGCTGCACTATCGCATGACGATCGTGGAGCTGATGTTCAGCGAGCGCAATCACATCTGCTCCGTCTGCGTGTCCAACGGTCACTGCGAACTGCAGGCCATGGCCATGCGGCTCGGCGTGGACCACATGCGGGTGCCATACCGCTACCCGACGCTGCCGGTGGACGCCTCGCACGAACGCTTCGTGCTGGACCACAACCGCTGCATCCTCTGCACCCGATGCGTGCGCGCTTGTGACGAAATCGAAGGCGCGCACACGTGGGACGTCATGGGCCGCGGCATAGACGCCAAGGTCATCACGGACATGAACGAGCCATGGGGCAAATCCGAGTCGTGTACTAGCTGCGGCAAGTGCGTGAACGTATGCCCCACCGGCGCGCTCTTCGAAAAGGGCCGGTCCGTGGGTGAAATGGTGAAACGCAAGGCATTCCTGCCTTACCTGACGCAAATGCGGGAGGGGAAGAAGTGA